The nucleotide sequence GTCCTAGGTCTGCTTCTATTTCTCACTTAATGTCCCTTAATGACATCCACAAACATGACTTCAGTGAGTGCACTGACAACACCCAATCCAAAGattacaggttaagtggattggccatactaaatagccccttaatggCCTCAAGTTgggtattctttccaagggcctgtgcagactctttcttttattttaaattttatttttttataaatttagagtacccaattcattttttccaattaaggggcaatttagcgagttcaatccacctaccgtgcacatctttgagttgtgggggtgaaacctacgaaaacacagggagaatgtgcaaactccacatgaacagtgacccagagccgggatcgaacctgggacctcagtgccgtgaggcaacagggctaacccactgtgccaccatgctgccctggcctgtgcagactcgatgggctgaatggtctccactGATTCTACCTCCCCATCACCTCTGCGTTATCTCTAAAAGTGCTGCTTATCTGACATCCGGTGTGGATGAGCAACAGTTCATTCCATTTAAATATTAGGatgactgaagccattgtcttctGTCCTTACCACTGACTCTTCTCCCTAGTCACTGACTGCATCCCTCTCTCTGGCGCAGTCTTGAGGTTGGTTGTCTATTCAGACTTGGTGTCCTATTTGAGTTCAGATTCAGCCTTGGAGTTCCACGAAAGATGGGCATGGCTTTGTGTATGCCTGCAGTCAAGTAAAGTCATAGAACTGACAAATCTGCCCGTTCATACTATTAATCTGACTTGGGGTGGGGCGAAATAAATCTTGTCATGTTTTTAATGGCAGACGAAGTTCATAATCACCTGAATAATTTCAATGTCCTTAAACAAGGTGTGCAATGCAAAATTTCTCCATTTATGAAATTCACATTTTTGAAATTACTTGTTGATATTTCAGCTTTTTACCATAATCATGTATGTATATTTCTCTCACATTTGAATTAAACATGAAAATTCAATATCATTGGCTACTTTACCTTCATGCCATACATTTGGAAATCCCCTTGGTTTAGTGTCAGATTCGAACTGACATCAGCGATGGGGAAATCCATATCATCGATCGTTCAATCTtttgtgggcagctttcttcCAGGGCACTGGCAAGTGGTGTTGTTTCTCCACTAGCCATGAAATTGTGCCAGTGTTTTTCTGATTCTTCTATGACTAACCTACATTTGAAAATAAACTGCTCCTGGCCCACGCCCTGCAAGAGTACAAAGTCGCAAATAGTGAGGTTGTCTCAGTGATCGCGTTTTCCCAATAAAATGGACCCATAACATGGGCAGGCTCTGTCAAATTATTTGGTAACATGTTATATCTCCTGTGGCAAAAGCCATCAAATGTTTGGTCGCTCTGTTTTTATGATGGCATCAGTAATCCCAAATGGAGTTTGACCACTCCGGATCTAACTATTACAAATAAATATTGCATTAAGGCTGCAAGtggaatgtctctctctctctctctctctctctctctctctctctctctctctctctctctctctctctctctctctctctctctctctctctctctctctttcccccccccccccccccccccccccggacatcaAAGTATGCCCAAGTTGGATAAACTTCAGGTGGAAAAGGAAGTTCCTTCCGTTGTCCTGCAGTTTCAAATTATCATCTGAATTAGTATGTGTCTCTTCAGATTGCCTGGCAACTCTTTCAGTTACATACATACTTTTTAGTACTTTTTGACAAGTAATGCTCACCAAACATTTGATTGACGCCGTGCTTAGACACATTCGCTGGAAATAAATAGTTCCACTAGTGATCATAGTCTCCACATAGCAATCAAGTATTGGGGCATATCCCATGACACATGGGTGCATGCttcaacaaaatggagaacttgtgtgggtaaagaaATTAGAATTGCACATGTACACATTATTAGAAAACTTTAAATTATATTCTGATGCAGCAGCCTACATTTTGTATTCAGTATTTGTTTTCAGCATTAGTCATTCTCAGAATTATAGGAATTCCAAGTGATAATTAAATATCTGCTCTACACATGCTCATGTTATCTCAtgcattttaaaaattacttgCTGATGAACTCATTTTAAATCTATATACTTCCATTTCCAGATATCTGCTATCGCTGTGGTGAATCGGGCCACCTTGCAAAGGATTGTGAGCTCCAGGAAGATGGTAAATATACAAACATTTTTAGTGGTGGTGGGCCAAAATAACTTGTTGCAACAAAAATAATTGTTATGCTGTCACATTTCAGCCTGCTACAACTGTGGCAAGGGTGGCCACATTGCCAAAGATTGCAAGGAGCCAAAGAAGGAGAGGGAGCAATGCTGCTATAACTGTGGCAGACCTGGACATCTGGCCCGTGACTGTGATCATGCTGATGAGCAGAAATGTTATTCATGTGGAGAATTTGGGCATATTCAAAAGGATTGCACCAAAGTCAAGTGCTATAGGTATGAAGCAGGTGGCCAATTTTGATGAATTTTAATCCTGGCTGGTGTGTTGTAGATTAATCTGCTAATCATCTAATAATAAATATCTTCTGAAAATAAGCAACATTTCGCTTGGACTGTGAATGTCTGCTGGAAGAATAACTTTACACAATCCAAACACACACTGGACATTCATACTTTGAATACTTTATTTGTGCAACTGTCCATTTGCTGCCTTGGATATAAAAACATCACTACTGTGTAGATAAAAGTAGTGAAGCATTCATGAAAGTGCAGGGTATATAAAAATTCATGTCGTCGTCGTTAATGGGAATGTTAGGAAAGCATTTAGACTTGTGAATTCAGTATGTTGGCCAGTAATATTTTTGTGACATGGGGAAATACAGGAACTTGTTTTCTCCACACCTTGCCCCTTTGTCTAATGTCAATATTGGCTCTATCCTTTGTCTAATGCCACTATTGACTACTAGGCTAAAAGGGAGTGCCTTCCTGAGGTTTGCCCATGTGTCCATCCCATTAAATAAGCCCCTCAGTGTGGTTATTCCAAAAACCAGGCATTACAGCTGAGGCCCAAGTCTACATGAGTGCATACAAGATGGGggctgttactgggttatgtcTTTTTTTCTCTCGTTTCTCAGCACCCCCAGTCgctttggaaataaatattgttaTCTGCCATGAGGGCTTTAGGTGCTCGGTCACTGAATATACATTAAGGTTTCTGGATGTGGGACTAGTAGTGGAGTCGGATGAAGACCATAATCTTGCTGAATGACAGAGCACACTTGAGTGACTGTATGTCGTAGTCCTATTATTTGTGTTCTTGATGCCATTGCTTAAAGTGCTATCCTGGCTGAGTGGACCAGGTCTGAAATCTTGCGGTCTATATGGCCCAACCACTGTTCGCAGCCAACAGTCTGATGTGAGCCTTTTGTGGAATGCCAAATGTACATGTAATCTTAGGGGGAGGTTTCTGAGCCAGCTGTGGAACTTGCAAAATTGATGTAAAGGAAGCATTAGCTGGTCACTGTTTCAaaaattttaatttgaaaaaCGCTGAATAAATTTGTTGGTACATCTGGCAAACCAAAGGAAATTAAACGACTAAAATTCCAGTACATTGGCATATCACTGAGGTACTGTATGCTACACCAGTACATTTCAGGGCTACCAGCTATGCATTACTAAAATATTACATAAGTAACTGAAATGAGATCAGCTGATCTTCAAATTTGATTGTGTAGTAATGTATGAGATTTGAAGGATAAATAACCATTGGTTAGCATGTCAACCATATACAAACTGCATCTTTGTCAAACCTGAAAAGAAATGGAGGTAATCATCTAGTACTTGTCATGAGTTTAGCTCAGCTAAAACAAAAACTAGGTGTTCAATGTATCTATTGAAGTTTTGTCTGCACACATTTAGAATGGAAAATGCTTAAATAAACTTGTCATATTGGAATTCTTTTCATGTCAGTAGTGTTGTTACATCTTAATTTTGACTTGTAGCTCCTTGGCTTTTACTAGACAAACACCTAGACTTTTGCTTCCCAAATTACTGTTTTGCATTTGAGTCTAAATGTACtaaaatctgtttttaaaaaggacaaaagattttaaaaattgggacTGAATTGCATTATTTCTTAAGGTTTGAAATTGTTTAGGTTCTGTGCATCAAAATAGTTGAGCAATTTAATCTGGGATTTGAATTTGTTTCAGTTACTATACACATTGGAATTTAATGACACCGATTAGAAATCTCTGAAGGATTCTGACACAGGTAACATTGGACATGATCATTAATAGATCAAAATAATTTGGGAGCTTTCTAACATGGAAATATGGAACCGGCAGCCGTATTTGCTTTTAAAGGGAGGCTTTGTGTACAAGGGAAAATGGAATATAGGAGGCAGGGTGGAAGGAAAGTATTGTGTATGATGTAAACATTGAAGGAAACCAGTTGGGAGTCACAATTTATTGTGGCCTACCCAATATCGTGCTTCTCCCTCTACATACCTGCCAAACCAGCCATGCCACTTCGTGGCCTAAAACAAACCACCTTTGATTTGTCTAATTCCGTGAAGGTGACACTGGTGCAAAAAAGGTTCATTTACAGAAGGAGGCATTGTAGCCAATAAACTATAACTTTCATTGCACAGTGGATTCACAGAAATTTTTAACATTTGTTACGGGATCTGCGTACCGTTggccagaccagcatttgttgcctattactaattgcccttgagaaggtggtaatgagctgccttcttgaactgctgcagtccatgtgttgtaggaagAACCACAGTGGCGTTACGGAATGAGTTCTGggcttttgacccagcaacagtaaccGAAGAGTAATCtagttcccaagtcaggatggtgtatgacttggaggggaatttacaagtcgtgttcccatgcatctgctgccctcatccttctagGTGATGGAGGACACTGGTTTGAAGGGTGtcatcgaaggaaccttggtgagttgctgcagtgcatgttgtagatggtatacactgtcGGTGATGGTGGTCAATGgtaattccaggatgttgaccctcCCAAACTGGGGGGGTTCAGCTTGGTAATGTCTTCGAATGATGGTTAAATTCTTTCCTTGGAGATCATCATTGGCACTTGTGGCACAAATATTATCTGTTACATATCAGCCCAGACTTGAAAGATTGTCCAAGCCTTACTGCAAATGgacactgactgcttcagccATGAAAGAAAGCTGTTCAAATTGTGCCAGTTCCGTGTTCCTCCCGCAGCCATGAAATTTTTTCCAGTCATTGTTATCAAGTCTGTTTCATCACCCTTTTTCAGGCGGTATTTTCCAGATAATCTAAACTCGCTGTAGTTTTCCCCTTGTGAAATCCGTTTATTTTTGCCAACTACTTTTGTTTGTgttctctggttactgacccttctgcaaatcgtttttttttctttccctgtCTAAACCATTCATGATCTATCGACCCTGCTCAACCACAATCTCTCCACATCACTTGCATAACTGAAACCTTTCGGCTCTGGTGGCATTCCAATAGATAATCTTTGCACCTCCTTGGGCCCTGGCATTCATGTTAAAATGCAGTGCTCCGAGTTGACCACCATATTCCAGCTGGTGCCTAACAGGTGTTTAATTAAGTTTAATGCCCTAGCTCTATTAGTAAAGCTGATGTGCTATTTACCCTTTTTAAATAGCCATCTCAACATCCTGTCATCTCATCTAAAGGTTTATGTATGTACACCTCCCAGGTATGTTTCCACACTGCTTGATTTATATTGTGCCACCAAACAATCCCTTGTAAGTGTCAAATTTCATCTCCTGTCTGCCCATTTCATAggatttttaaacaaatgttttaaagatgggattaattaatgacctcgtaGTGAAGGTGATCAAATCAAAATATGATTGCATTCAgttttgagggagagagtggggctaagactagtattttaaacttcagGGCAAATACAAGGGCATGGAAACTGAGCGAGTGAAGTGAACTGGCAATTTGGGTGTCATTCAATGGCAGATAAAAAGGGCTATTTCCGAATATACAATAGATaaattccaacaagagagaaacagTCCAGGGGAGGATCCACCATAAGTAACATCCCTGAAATAGTTGTAAATCAGATTTGCAATCTGCAGATGTGAGCCACATTCTGAGCCTAAATGTTTGTTCGCATAATTAATACATTCTGAATTGTATCACATCTAATGTTAACCAATTTAAGATAGTCAGTCAGGCTCGCAATATATTCAGAAGCAAGAATctgtcctctgcaggcaaaacTGGTCATGCCCAGGTATTCCATTTTGTTTGAATTAAACAAAGTGGGGGAGCaatagttccctggtgcattctccatggtaacaCTGCGGTCAATCAAAAGTTGACTTGCCAGCGTTTCTATTTTTTCCCATGCAATACAAATTGTTGCTCctgttgaaatttgacattctatcCAGAAGttggtttagcccagtgggctagacagctggtttgtgatgcagaacaaggcgagcagcatggattcaattcccgtaccagctgagaattctgaattctctgcgtacttgaacaggtgctggaatgtggcgactaggggcttttcacagtaacttcactgcagtgttaatgtaggcctacttgtgacaataattatttaTTTAAGCGTGCAAggcaaaagctttgacagcatatcTATTTTTTGTAGAAAACATTTTACAATAATTCTTGTAGTTGACTTGCTAACTTGAT is from Scyliorhinus canicula chromosome 11, sScyCan1.1, whole genome shotgun sequence and encodes:
- the cnbpb gene encoding CCHC-type zinc finger, nucleic acid binding protein b isoform X3, yielding MSNQECFACGYTGHWARDCPSAGGRSRIKGRGRGSFTASRDICYRCGESGHLAKDCELQEDACYNCGKGGHIAKDCKEPKKEREQCCYNCGRPGHLARDCDHADEQKCYSCGEFGHIQKDCTKVKCYRYEAGGQF
- the cnbpb gene encoding CCHC-type zinc finger, nucleic acid binding protein b isoform X1 codes for the protein MSNQECFACGYTGHWARDCPSAGGRSRIKGRGRGSFTASRDICYRCGESGHLAKDCELQEDACYNCGKGGHIAKDCKEPKKEREQCCYNCGRPGHLARDCDHADEQKCYSCGEFGHIQKDCTKVKCYRCGETGHVAINCSKASEVNCYRCGEAGHLARECTIEATA
- the cnbpb gene encoding CCHC-type zinc finger, nucleic acid binding protein b isoform X2, with protein sequence MSNQECFACGYTGHWARDCPSAGGRSRIKGRGRGSFTASRDICYRCGESGHLAKDCELQEDACYNCGKGGHIAKDCKEPKKEREQCCYNCGRPGHLARDCDHADEQKCYSCGEFGHIQKDCTKVKCYSYYTHWNLMTPIRNL